The nucleotide sequence GTACATCGTTGTTGGCATTCTCGCCGCTCTTTTGATCGCAGCGGCCGTCAATGATGATGACGATGATGGTGATGGTGATGGTGATAATGGCGGGGATAATGGCCTTGGCGATATCACTGACGTGCGCCGATAGGACAACTTCATAATTTATGAACTTTTGGGCGGCGCCAATGATGGTGCCGCTCTTTTTTTGAAATAGCACTTGGCTGCATTATGCGCGCCGAAACGTGATACGTATCAAAAACAGCCACTTAGACGGCCCAATGGTATGGAATACCTTTCTTTTCGTATACTTTGAGCGGCAAACCGTTGACGCAAAGTTAACCCTTTGCAATGTTCTCGTTCACGAAAATTCATAACGAGTGAGGAACAGAATATGTTTACGAGAACAATGGCATGCGTCGCAGTGCTTGCCCTATCCACCACATCCGCTTTTGCAGGTGGACTTGCAGACGCAATTGTCGAAACGCCTCCGATGGAAGAAGCTGTCGCACCCGCAGCCGGCCCTTCGATTGAGCCGACATACATTGTGTTGGGCGTCTTGGCGGCGCTTTTGATCGCTGCCGCAGTGAATGAAGACGACGATGATGATGATGGTGATGAGCCAGTGCGCGTACGTATGAAAGAAGTGGAATTCGACACAACCCCGCTTGACAACTAAGTTTTCACCTAGAAGCTGAATAAGACGAACTTTTATTATTCAATGAATAGGGCGGCACCACAGTGGTTGCTGCCCTTTTTCGACGGCGGGTCTATGACGGCCGAGACATGCGCCGGACGACAACGGCCAAGGGCAGCGCACTCAGTAGCAACAAAGCCACTGCCAGAAACGCGACCCTCAGGCCAAATCCCTCGGACAGCAAACCCATCAACATCGGTGCAAAAAAGAAACCTGAAAAGCCAATCACAGCGGTACGGCTGATCGCTTCTGTGCGCAAATGGGGCGGAACCAGTTGGCCAACAAGCGCCAACCCGATAGGTCCGATCACGGACACACCCAAACCCAGAATGCCAAAGCCAAGGTAGGCCAATGGCGGAGAAGGTGCTAAAGCTGCGATCACAGCCCCCGTTGCTGAAATCACAGATGCCCCAATGACAAGGGGGATTTGGCGAATGCGCTCTGCGACCGCCTGGCCGGAGAAACGTCCGACAGCCATGGTGATCCCCAGCATCGCCGGTCCCAGCGCCCCTTCGGCAGCTCCACCACCTAAAGTGCGCTCTACATGCAGGGCGGACCAGGCCTCTACCGTAGCCTCTGACATGAAGGCGACAAGAACGATTGCGCCACAAACAATGATCGGCCCTAGCGGATACTTTCCGGCATACCCGTCCTCCGGTGCAACAAAAGTCACATCCATGCGCATCAAAGGCAGCATGAGCAACGTTACCAAACCGATGCCCGCAAACACAGGCGTAGGTGGCAAACCGGCCTCGCGCGTGAACCCCACACATAAAGCCCCGCAAGCATATGCAACTGAAAACATCGCGTGGTTGGCGTTCATTAAGGGGCGACTGTGTTTTGCTTCCAACTCGCTGACGCGGGCGTTCATCACCACATCCAACAGACCAGAGGCCAACCCGACCACCGCCATGGATGCTGCAAAAACCAAAGGCAAAGTCACCTGCCCGGGCACCAACCACGCAAGCGCCAGCAATAGAGCCCCGGCCTGCATGCCCCGCGCGCCAAGCAGACGGTCCGCCCGTGGTGCCAGCCACATCGCCGAAACCAACCCCGTGGCCGAACCCAGCAACAGCGCACCAAACAATGCATCTGACGCCCCCAACTGCGCCTTGATCACTGGGACGTAGGCGGCAAAACACCCCAAAACATGCCGACAACGACAAAGGCAGCGGCAGGGCGGCGCGACAGGGAAAGGGCATTCAAAACTGACATATCCGCATGCCTGCCCCCGTTTTTAACCCAAAGCAAGGTTCAAAGCGCCAGGGGTCCGACCTGCGATGAAATGGGTGCCAGCAGCCGCCGGTTTCAGCCTTTGATCTTTGTCAATGGCAATAACGTCGCCGCTTTTACACTTGGCGCGTTTCCAGTGAGGAGTGGATACATGACATTTCTGAAAACACCGCTTTCGCGGCGTGGTGCTCTTGCTCTGGCGGCGGGCGCGGGGGCCAGCGCGCTGATGACCGCAGGGCAACAGGCACAAGCTCAGTCTTCTGTTGCAACCAACGCGCAGATTGTAATCTTGGGCGCGGGGGCGGCTGGAACAGCCTTGGCCAACCGCTTGTCACGGCGGTTGGATGGCGCGCAGATAACGATTGTCGATGGTCGGGCCGAACATTGGTATCAACCCGGACTCAGTCTGGTTGCCACAGGTCTGAAACCGGCCTCTTACGCTGTCAGTCGGACCACGGACTGGTTGCCGCAAGATGTCGCGCTGAAAACAGAGTTCGCAGTTCAAATCGACCCCGAAACCAAAGCAGTCACGCTGCAAAGCGGTGAGGTGCTGCGCTATGATTATCTGATTGTGGCGACGGGGCTGATCCTGGATCACGACGCGATTGATGGGTTTGACCTTGATATGGTGGGCACCAATGGCATCGGCGCGCTCTATGCGGGGCCTGACTATGCCCGTCGGACTTGGCAAGCCGCGTCGGCGTTCATTGAAACGGGTGGACGCGGTTTGTTCACCCGTCCGGCAACAGAAATGAAATGCGCAGGCGCCCCGCTGAAACACGTTTTTTTGTTGGATGATCTGGCGCGCACCGCAGGCACGCGCACCCAAATGGAACTGAGCTATGCCGCGAACAACAGCAGCCTTTTTGGTGTCCCCATCGTGGCCGAGAAAGTGCGCATGTTGTTTGATAACCGGGGCATCGGTTCGGCCTACTCTCATGTCCTGAAAGCAATTGAACCAGGTTCCAAACGAGCAACCTTTGCCACGCCCGACGGTGATGTGGAACAGGACTATGACTATATCCATGTGATCCCACCCCAGCGCGCACCCGATGTGATCCGTCAATCGGGCCTCAGTTGGGCTGACAAATGGACGGATCAGGGGTGGATTGAAGTTGATCAATACAACCTGCGTCATCTGCGATACCCGGAAGTTTTTGCTGTGGGTGATGTCGCTGGTGTGCCAAAGGGAAAAACCGCTGCCTCTGTCAAATGGCAAGTGCCAGTCGTCGAACAACATCTGGTTGCCCAAATCAGTGGCGGCCGCACGGACGCCGCCTATAATGGTTACACCTCATGCCCGCTGATCACGCGCGTCGGGCGCGCCATGTTGGTTGAATTTGACTACAACAACGACCTTGTTCCCAGCTTTCCCGGCGTCATCGCGCCTTTGGAAGAACTGTGGATCAGCTGGCTGATGAAAGAGGTCGCACTGAAGGCAACCTATAACGCAATGTTGCGCGGTCGCGCATAAGGGGGATCATCATGCAGGAAATCAGCTTCGAGACACTGCTGTATGTTTTGATAGAGGTTTTTGGACCGGTACTGTTCTGGCTGATGGTCGGCGTGGCAGCCGTCGTAACACTAGCATATCTCTTTGTGCTTATCAGAGACCGGGCCGTTAGTTGGCGCAAGTTCCTTTGGGCGCAACTGTCGATGCCTGTTGGCGCCGTGGCTGCGGTGGGTTTTGTGATGTGGGTGACGGATTCTAACCTGCGCGATATGGGCGGTCCTATTGACCTGATCATCCTGCTTGGTGTGGCGATCATCGGGGCCATCGGCATCGCCATACTTGTCTATACGGCAGAAGCGCTGCTGCTGCGCAAAGACCCGCAATAGCGCGCATTCCGCTACACCCATATTCCCCCTTTCCAAAACACCGAATCCCCCCTATACGGCGGGCTTCATCGGGCTCGGACACCCTTGGAGGCGGGCCCCTACATATCGGAGAAATACTATGGCTGGAAAGATCCCAGATCTGAACGCCAAGGTACGCGCGGGGACAGGCAAGGGGGCCGCCCGCCAAGCTCGCCGTGAGGGCGACGTACCTGGCATTGTTTATGGTGGCGGCACAGACCCGCAATCCATCAGCATCCCATTCAACTACCTTCTGACAAAATTGCGCAAGGGTGGCTTCATGTCCACGCTGCACAACCTCAAGATCGAGGGTCAGGAAGACGTGCGTGTCATTTGCCGTGGCGTGCAGCGCGACGTGGTCAAGGACTTGCCAACACACATCGACCTGATGCGCCTGAAGCGCACAAGCCGTGTGAACATCTTTATCCCGGTCGAGTTCTTGAATGCAGACACTTGCCCCGGCGTGAAAAAGGGCGGCGTTCTGACTGTTGTGCGTAACGAAGTCGAACTGAACGTTCTGGCGGGTGAAATCCCTGACAGCATCGAGATCGATCTCGCTGACGTGCAGATTGGTGATACCATTTCCATCAGCAACGTCACATTGCCTGAAGGGGCAACACCGACGATCACCGACCGTGACTTTGTTATTGCGAACGTTGCCGCACCACGTGCGCTTCTGTCTGATGACGAGGAAGAAGGTGAAGAGGTTGCCGCCGACGAAGTACCGACAGCTTCTGATGAGGCCGCTGAAGAGTAATCAGCGTTTCAGCTTTGATTTTGAAAGGGCATCCCGAATTGGGGTGCCCTTTTTTCTTGGTGCAATCAATCAGCCGCGCATACGGTCAAATCCGGGGTCATAGGGCGACGGCGCGATCACCGCCGCATCAACCATATCTCCCAGCAGGTCTAACTGCATCGTGCTGCCGACAGCGGCCAGTTCCGGTATCACAAAGGCATAGGCAAGGTTCATCCCCGTCCGGTGTCCCCATTCACCAGAGGTGATCGTCCCAACGACCACGCCATCTAGCATAAGCGACGCGCCACCGTAGGCAGGCGTATGCATCGCATCAATCTTCAGCGTGACCAGTTGTTTCTGCGGTCCTTGCGCCATTTGGGTCATCAAGGCCGCCTTGCCGACGAAATCCCCCCTTCTCGGCCTTCACAAAACGGTCGAGGCCAGTTTCTAACGGATTGAACTCGGTGATGAGGTCCGCTTTCCAATGCAGGAAACCCTTTTCCATCCGCATCGAGTCTACCGCGCGGGCACCGAAAAGTCGCATATTGTATGCCTTTCCTGCCTCACGCAAAGCAAGATAGGCGGCATAAAGCGATGCATTCGGCACGTGTATTTCATAGGCCAACTCACCGCTGAAACTGACACCGATCACCGTGGCAGGCGCAAACCCGATAAAGCACTCGCGCACGGACAACCAAGGAAAGGCTTCTTTCGACCAATCAGCCCGGCTGACCGCCTGCAAGACCTCGCGCGACCTTGGGCTTACCAACACAAGGATCGTTTGGTCATTGGTCAGGCTGGTGATCCGCACGTCTTCATCTGCCGCGATATGTGCCGTCAGCCAGTCCATGTCGTGATACTCGGACGCCGCAGCCGACCCATACCAGACCCGCGCGGGCCCACGGTCGGATGCAGGCAGGTTCGCGACCGTCGCCTCACCCTTCACCATACCTTGATGGTTGAGCAGATAGCCAAGGCCAACACGCCCCTCTCGGGTCGTCACGGCGCCGCAGAACATCCGATCAAGAAACAGATGGCGATCAGCACCCGTGATCTCGAGCCGGTTGAAGCCATTGACTTCGCACAGGCCCACATTCTGTTGAACATTGCGAACTTCTGATGCGACCAGATCAAAGGTCTCATCAAAATGAAAATCGAGCGTATGGTGGACCTCCGGCGCAGGCTTTATGTAATCTACCCGCTCCCATCCGTTCACTACGCTAAACTCCGCACCCTCAGCCGCCAGAATGGGCGTCAGTGGCGTTGTCTTCGCAGGACGGCCCGCCGGACGATGCTCGTGCGGAAAATGGAAGCGGAATTCGTTCTGGTAGTCTTCAATCGCCTTCAGCGATGTTATCTCAACATTCGCGTGTCCCGTGAAACGGCGTGGATCAATGCACCATGTGTCATAGCAGGCCTCACCATGCACGATTTGCTGTGCGAGTAGCCAACCATGCCCGCCGCCCTCACCCAAACCTGCACGCAGACCGATGATGCAGAACGCATTGCGTTTACCGGGGATCGGCCCCACCAAAGGCGCGCCGTCAATGGTATAGGTGATCGGCCCGTTCACGACAGTATGAATACCCGTTTCCATCAGTGCGGGCATGCGCGCAAAGGCGCCTTCCAGAACGTCCGTCACACGGTCCAGGTCATCCGGGCAAAGCGCATTGACAAAGTTGGGGTCAATTCCGTCCATGCCCCAAGGCTTACAGTCCTGTTCATAGAACCCCACCAGCAACCCGTTCTTTTCCTGACGGCAATAATAATCGCTGATTGGGCAGCGCAGCAGCGGCATGCGGTGGCTTGCCTCTTTGATCGCCGCGATCTCCTCGGTCAAAAAGTATTGGTGTTCCATCGACGCCACGGGGTGATGTACCCCCATCATCGCGCCGACCTCATTCACCCGGTAACCACCTGCATTGACGATCACATCACAGTCAATATCGCCATGCTCGGTGTGGACCGTCCACGTATCATCCTTGTGCTGGCTCAGCCCGGTAACGGGCGTATTGCGATAGACCTCGGCCCCTGCCTTGCGTGCTCGGCGGGCCAAGGCCTGACACAATTGTGCAGGATCAATATCACCATCCATCGGGTCCCACAGACCACCAATCAGATTATCGGTCGAAATCAACGGATGACGGCGCGCGCATTCTTCGGGGTCGATGACCTCAAATTCCACATCCATCCCCCGCGCCATCGACGCAAAGTGCCGGTAGCCCTGCATCTGTGCCTCGGTATTCGCAAGCCGGATGCCACCATCGCCGTGGTGGTAGTTGATCGGATACTCGGGATCCTCGGCCAGTTCTTTGTAAAGGTTGATCGAGTGGGTCTTCAGCCCCACCATCGTCTGGTTCATGCCAAAGTTTGTCACCTGTGCCGCCGAATGCCATGTGGTGCCCGAGGTCAACTCGTTCCGCTCCACCAGCACCACGTCGGTCCAGCCCTCCTGGGTCAGGTGGTAGAGCGTCGAGCAACCGGCAATCCCACCTCCGATGACAACAGCTTTGGTACGCGATTTCATGGGTCTTCTCCTGTCGGACGCTGGCAGAAGAGGGCGGTATTTTTGCGGCCCTGACAACTAGCTGAGGTAAATATTCCAAAAATTAGAAACTATATTTTGATTTTTACGAAAGAGGTTTCTGACGATTGCCTCAAAGGCATGAAACAAAGTTCACTCGTGCTACGGGCAAGGGAGTGCGGAATGTGCGCAAGGCGGGCTGAAGGAAGTGGCCGTAAGGGGCGATTGGCCAAGCGGGCCGCCAAACCCGTATTTGATCCCTGCCCGCCAGGTCAGATCGGTGGAACCTACCGCCTGCTAACCAACGCCGAGATTACCCGCATCTATGAAACGGCTCTGAGGCTGCTCGCTAATCTGGGCTTGGGCGACGTTCCGAACCGGCTGCGCACCGACTTACTCAATGCAGGCGCAATGGACGGCGATGAAGGCCGCATCCTGTTTCCACGGATGCTGGTGGAAGACGCTGTTGCTGGCGCCGCCAAAACATTCATTCTCCATGGCCGTGACGATGCGCGCTCAATCGAAGTTGGCGGGCACCGGGTGCACTTTGGCACAGGTGGTGCTGCTGTTCAGACCCTCGACATCGATAGTCGCGCCTATCGCCCTTCAACGCTCGCAGATTTGCACAATTTCACGCGGCTACAAGACACGCTTGCCAACGTCAGCTGGTACACGCGCTGTTGTGTCGCCACGGATGTACACGACATCATTGATCTGGATGTGAACACGGCCTACGCGTTGATCAAGAACACGACAAAACCGACAGCGACCTCTTTCACAGTGGCCGAAAATGTGGCCCCAATTGTCGAAATGATGGATATCGCGGCTGGCGGCACAGGGGCGTTTTTCAAGCGACCCTTCATGAAGGCGCATATCAGTCCGGTCATTTCACCAATGCGATATGGCGAAGACGCCGTAGATGTTGTCTACGAATGTATCAGACACAACATCCCGATCTCTTGCATTACTGCGGCGCAAGCCGGGGCGACCGCGCCAGCCACCTTAGCGGGGTTTCTGGCCCAATCATTGGCCGAAACGCTCGCCAGTCTGGTGATGGTTCATGCCATTAAACCGGGGCATCCTATGGTCTTCTCGAACTGGCCTTTGGTGATTGATCTACGCACCGGCGCGTTTTCGGGTGGCAGCGGGGAAAGTGCCGTCTTGAACGCAGCATCGGCACAAGTCTCGAACTGGTTGGGGCTGCCATCCGGGGTGGCCTGTTCCATGACCGACGCCAAGGCGATTGACGCGCAATACGGGATGGAAAAAGGGCTCACCTCTCTTGCCGCTGCCTTGGTTAGCGGGAACCTGATCTATGAAAGCTCGGGCATGACAGCATCGCTTTTGGGTGCCAGTTTCGAGGCATTCATTCTGGATGATGAAATGCATTCGCACACATATCGCGCCCTGCGCGGCATTGAGGTGACCGATGACAACCTTGGCTATGAGGCGATCATTGAGGCCGTAACGGGCGAAGGGCATTTCTTGGGTGGCACGCATACGCTAGCCGCGATGGAGCATGACTATTTCTACCCAACCCTCGCCGATCGTGAACAGCCCATCACCTGGGAAGAGAACGGCAGAAAAGACGCGTGGGACATGGCCCGCGACTGGGCGCGCGACATCCTCGCCAAGCACCACCCGACGTATCTGACACCGGATCAAGACGCTGAAATCAGAGCTAAGTTCAATATTTTGATTTAGTCGGGATCAATCAATGTGAATTGACCAACCAACCATGGTGTCGCCTTGTGGGACGGCATGATGACATGCGCCTCAAGCGATGCACGCAATCGTTCATCAATCAGATCCAAGACCGTTTCGGCACTATCCTGGGTGGCCAAGAGTGACAGCCGACGCGCGAAGCTCTTGCCTGGGAAGGGATGCAGTTGCACCTGCTGGTGAAAGCGTTGCGCACGTGAAAACAACAAAGGCGTGGTGATTGTCCAGCCCGCGCCAGAGGCAACCATGCCCATAAGCGTTTGATTGTTGTTGCAGGCAAACTGATGCGCCAGCGCTATCCCAAGACGGCGAAGTTGCGCTTCAATCTGCCGGGCAATGATCAGATCGCTGGAAAACCGCAGGAACGGCAGTTTGTTACTGCCGCCCACGATATCAGGCAGCGATTGATCTGTATCGCGTGGCAGCACCAAGACGAATGGGTCACGTAAAAGCGGCCTCTCTTGCAGGTCGCGATGGCGTTCAGGGGGGCTTGTCGTGATCCCCATATCCAACTGCCTGTTGCGCAACATCTCGATAACTTCGTGACTAGTCGCGGTGTGGTAGAGAAAATCACACCCCGGCATCCTTGATGAAAGATGCGACGCAAGCTCTGGCACTATGTCACTGTCTAGATCTTCTATGGAACCGATACGCAAGTGCCGTGCTTCTGCGACATCACCGGCGGTCGCTTCGGTCTGTGCCTTGCGAATGGCAAGCAGCGCATCGTCAATGTTCGCCAGAAACGCCTGCCCCTTGGGTGTCAAAACAACGGGCCTGCGCGCATGATCAAGCAGGTTCACGCCCAAATGCTCCTCAAGACTTTTGAGGTGATATGATACCGTACTGATCGACAGCCCCGTTTCTTGTGCCGTAGCTTGGACAGACCCCTTTCGCGCACAAATCTGGAACAATTCAAGCCATTTGAGGTTAAGCCCTTTCCGATTGAAATGCGGCGCCATGATGCTGTCCTTTGACGGGTATGGATGCCTATTGTTTCGATGAATGCACAGTACAAATCTACCAAAATCGAAATTCTGGACCACAAATGAAGCTCTGGCGCTGCACTGCGGCGTAAGATAGGTTGCGTCCATGAAGCTTCTTGTCGGCCTTGGAAACCCGGGCGCGAAATACGCGCAGAACCGTCATAACATCGGCTTTATGGCGATGGACCGAATTGCAGCGGACCACGGGTTCAGCGGTTGGCGATCGAAGTTTCAGGGGCAAACCTGCGACGGGCGCTTTGGCCCCGAAAAGGTCACACTGCTGAAGCCAGAGACTTTCATGAACCTTTCCGGCCAGTCGGTGGGCGAGGCGATGCGCTATCTCAAACTCGCGCCCGAGGATGTGATTGTGTTCCACGACGAGATCGATCTGGCCCCCGGCAAGGTCCGCCTGAAGACAGGTGGTGGGCATGCGGGACACAATGGGTTGCGCTCCATCCACGGGCATATCGGACCGGATTATGACCGCGTGCGCATGGGGGTCGGACATCCCGGGCACAAGGACGCGGTGCCGGGCTATGTGTTGCGCGACTTTCCCAAGGCGGATGCAGAGTGGCTGGATGATGAATTGCGCGGTGTCAGTGATGGCATTGCCGAATTGATCGCAGGCGATGGCGGCAAGTTTTTGAATGCAATCGCACTGCGTGTCGCACCGCCGCGATCTTCAAAGTCAGCCCCGAAACCCAAAGCGGTTGCACCTGCGCCAGAACCGGCTCCCGACACACGGTCAGCCATGCAAAAACTTGTGGACAAGTTTCGGTGACGCCTACCGCAATTCAAGAGGCGTTTCTTTATCAATCCAAAGCCTGCGCCAACCTTGGCTCGCCCTTCATGGCGCGTCTGATGGCGCTTTGCGGTACAATGAGTTGGCCCGAGGGGGACGTAACGGACCGTATCTTCAGCTGGCAGGGTGATATCAGCCCTGCGGGCCAATCGGTGCCGTTGCGATTGGCCGGTGCGCTGCATGCATTGCATTTGCGGGGGCATGCAGGGCTGGGGCACGTATACCCACCGAACGAGGGGGACGATGCGCCGCTTTGGAAGGCTGTGTGTGCAGCGCTTGTTGCGGATGCGGATCACATCAACGCCTGGCTTGATCGCGCACCGCAAACCAACGAAGTGCGACGCTCAGCAACGTTGATCCCTGTCGGGCATTTGCTGACCGAACACTTTGGATTGCCGCTTCGGACATCGGAACTCGGGGCGAGCGGCGGCCTGAACCTGCATTGGGACACATATGCGCTAAAGTTGGGTGATATTCGCCGAGGGTCAAGCAACCCTGCCCTGACGCTGACGCCTGACTGGACCGGCCCGGCCCCGCCAGACACGCCCGTGACGGTTGCATCTCGTGGTGGAGCTGACCTGAACCCCCTGAACCCGGCAAACCCCGATGATGCCTTGCGTCTGCAAGCCTATCTCTGGCCAGATCAACCCGAACGCATGGCACTGACCCGTGCCGCAATTTCGGCCGCAAAGACGCCAGTGGACCAAGGTGATGCGATTGATTGGCTCAAGCCCCGATTGGCGCATGTGGTTGGGCAAACACATCTGATCTATAGCACTGTCGCATGGCAGTACTTTCCTGCGGTCAAGCAGGCCGAAGGGACAGCACTGATCGAAGACGCAGGGGCATCGGCATCCCGTGATACGCCGCTGGCATGGTTCGGCATGGAAAACGATGGCAGTGGGCGTGGCGCGGCCCTGACCCTGCGGCTTTGGCCGGGCGACGTGACACTTGCGCTGGGACGGGCGGATTTTCACGGGCGCTGGGTTGCATGGAGCACCGAAAGCACCGGCTAGGCCAGATGCAGGCATAGCATTTCTTGTGCGCCAACCTACATTACTAGGAAGACAAAGAAAGATGCGAACCTGATGGAAAAAGACCCTTCATTCAACGTCCTCGGCAGTACACTGACCGCATGTTCAACTGCACCGATGACGGGTTTCTTCCGCAATGGCGCCTGCGACACATGCGCAGCTGATCAAGGCAGCCATACCGTTTGCGCCGTGATGACTGATGAATTCCTCGCCTTCTCAAAATACGTGGGCAATGACCTGAGCACGCCACGCCCGGAATATGGGTTTCCGGGGTTAAAGGCCGGTGATGGGTGGTGTCTCTGCGCCAGCCGCTTTCTGCAAGCGCATGAGGAAGGCTGCGCGCCGCAGGTCAACTTGCATGCAACCCATGTGCGGGCTTTGGAAATCGTCTCGATTGAAATTCTGCGGGACTATGCGATTGGCACATCAGCCGGTTGAAGACGCATCCATAAGATCGTCAATGAAAAGACTAAGCAACTGCGTGCGCCCCGATACATCCGCCTTGCGGTAGATCGCATTTGTCTGCGCCTTGATGGTGCCTTCGCTGACATCGCGCAGGGCGGCGATTTCCTGCGTGGACATGCCCTTGATCGCAAATAGGGCCACATCGCGTTCTGCCGGTGTCAGCTCCCACGCGGCAAAACGTTCTTCCAGCACATCCATAAAGGCGCCCGAGGCCAGCCTGAGTTGATCTTCTACGACCACATTGCGCGCCATGGTTCGACGCAATACAACCCAGCCGAAGCCCACGCCCAGAAGCAGGCCCAGGGCCGCGCCGATTTCCACCAGTTCGTGAAGCTGCCAACTGATCGGTGCGACGCCTAAAACTGACGCGATGATCTGCGATACAAAAAAGACGGCGCATAAAAGCTGCACCGCAACGATCAAGACGACAGTCCATTGACCTTTCAACGACTGGCCCCCTTTTGGTCAGACCGGATCAATCATCGTCCCCATCATCACCGCCGTCATCATCATCGCCATCGTCGTCGTCGTCATCATCATCGTCGTCGTCATCATCGTCGTCATCATCATCATCGTCGTCGGCATCATCGTCGTCGGCATCGTTGTCGTCATCGTCGTCATCGTCACCTCCGGCTGATCCACTTCCGGGGTTGAAGATGCGCGGTCCATCATTGTCATCGTTATTGTCGTCATTTGTCTCAATCGTTCGCCAGTAGTCCCGCAGAATCTCTCCTGTCTGGGGGTTGAAAACCAACTCGCGGCGCAAATCATCACGAAAAGCCGTCACGCGGATACGCCCGAGCCACGTGCGTTGTAGCGTGATTTCCGAGAAGCCCTGTCCCTGCAACTGGCTGACAATCTGGTCCTGCACGGACTGGGCCGCCGCAAAATGCGGCGCCCCAGCGAGTACAAGACATATAGCGACCCGTTTCAGCATGAACGGGCCGCGGATGCGTAATTAGTCATCGTCGCCATCATCATCGTCGTCATCATCATCGTCATCGTCATCATCGCCGTCGTCGTCATCGTCATCGTCATCGTCGTCATCGTCATCGTCGTCATCGTCGTCATCGTCATCGTCGTCATCGTCGTCATCGTCATCGTCATCGTCATCGTCGTCATCGTCATCGTCATCGTCATCGTTCAGATCAACGAAGTCGTCATCATCATCTTCGATCGTCACGCCAGGTTCCAAATCGTCGTCATCATCAACAGGTTCTACCTCCTGTTCAAGGATTTCACCGGTTGCACGGTCATAAACCGCTTCCAGCTTACGATTGTTACGGACGGCTTCGACTTTGACCTGT is from Yoonia sp. GPGPB17 and encodes:
- a CDS encoding NAD(P)/FAD-dependent oxidoreductase; its protein translation is MTFLKTPLSRRGALALAAGAGASALMTAGQQAQAQSSVATNAQIVILGAGAAGTALANRLSRRLDGAQITIVDGRAEHWYQPGLSLVATGLKPASYAVSRTTDWLPQDVALKTEFAVQIDPETKAVTLQSGEVLRYDYLIVATGLILDHDAIDGFDLDMVGTNGIGALYAGPDYARRTWQAASAFIETGGRGLFTRPATEMKCAGAPLKHVFLLDDLARTAGTRTQMELSYAANNSSLFGVPIVAEKVRMLFDNRGIGSAYSHVLKAIEPGSKRATFATPDGDVEQDYDYIHVIPPQRAPDVIRQSGLSWADKWTDQGWIEVDQYNLRHLRYPEVFAVGDVAGVPKGKTAASVKWQVPVVEQHLVAQISGGRTDAAYNGYTSCPLITRVGRAMLVEFDYNNDLVPSFPGVIAPLEELWISWLMKEVALKATYNAMLRGRA
- a CDS encoding 50S ribosomal protein L25/general stress protein Ctc codes for the protein MAGKIPDLNAKVRAGTGKGAARQARREGDVPGIVYGGGTDPQSISIPFNYLLTKLRKGGFMSTLHNLKIEGQEDVRVICRGVQRDVVKDLPTHIDLMRLKRTSRVNIFIPVEFLNADTCPGVKKGGVLTVVRNEVELNVLAGEIPDSIEIDLADVQIGDTISISNVTLPEGATPTITDRDFVIANVAAPRALLSDDEEEGEEVAADEVPTASDEAAEE
- a CDS encoding MFS transporter — its product is MGASDALFGALLLGSATGLVSAMWLAPRADRLLGARGMQAGALLLALAWLVPGQVTLPLVFAASMAVVGLASGLLDVVMNARVSELEAKHSRPLMNANHAMFSVAYACGALCVGFTREAGLPPTPVFAGIGLVTLLMLPLMRMDVTFVAPEDGYAGKYPLGPIIVCGAIVLVAFMSEATVEAWSALHVERTLGGGAAEGALGPAMLGITMAVGRFSGQAVAERIRQIPLVIGASVISATGAVIAALAPSPPLAYLGFGILGLGVSVIGPIGLALVGQLVPPHLRTEAISRTAVIGFSGFFFAPMLMGLLSEGFGLRVAFLAVALLLLSALPLAVVVRRMSRPS
- a CDS encoding trimethylamine methyltransferase family protein encodes the protein MCARRAEGSGRKGRLAKRAAKPVFDPCPPGQIGGTYRLLTNAEITRIYETALRLLANLGLGDVPNRLRTDLLNAGAMDGDEGRILFPRMLVEDAVAGAAKTFILHGRDDARSIEVGGHRVHFGTGGAAVQTLDIDSRAYRPSTLADLHNFTRLQDTLANVSWYTRCCVATDVHDIIDLDVNTAYALIKNTTKPTATSFTVAENVAPIVEMMDIAAGGTGAFFKRPFMKAHISPVISPMRYGEDAVDVVYECIRHNIPISCITAAQAGATAPATLAGFLAQSLAETLASLVMVHAIKPGHPMVFSNWPLVIDLRTGAFSGGSGESAVLNAASAQVSNWLGLPSGVACSMTDAKAIDAQYGMEKGLTSLAAALVSGNLIYESSGMTASLLGASFEAFILDDEMHSHTYRALRGIEVTDDNLGYEAIIEAVTGEGHFLGGTHTLAAMEHDYFYPTLADREQPITWEENGRKDAWDMARDWARDILAKHHPTYLTPDQDAEIRAKFNILI
- the pth gene encoding aminoacyl-tRNA hydrolase produces the protein MKLLVGLGNPGAKYAQNRHNIGFMAMDRIAADHGFSGWRSKFQGQTCDGRFGPEKVTLLKPETFMNLSGQSVGEAMRYLKLAPEDVIVFHDEIDLAPGKVRLKTGGGHAGHNGLRSIHGHIGPDYDRVRMGVGHPGHKDAVPGYVLRDFPKADAEWLDDELRGVSDGIAELIAGDGGKFLNAIALRVAPPRSSKSAPKPKAVAPAPEPAPDTRSAMQKLVDKFR
- a CDS encoding DUF5368 domain-containing protein, whose amino-acid sequence is MQEISFETLLYVLIEVFGPVLFWLMVGVAAVVTLAYLFVLIRDRAVSWRKFLWAQLSMPVGAVAAVGFVMWVTDSNLRDMGGPIDLIILLGVAIIGAIGIAILVYTAEALLLRKDPQ
- a CDS encoding LysR family transcriptional regulator produces the protein MAPHFNRKGLNLKWLELFQICARKGSVQATAQETGLSISTVSYHLKSLEEHLGVNLLDHARRPVVLTPKGQAFLANIDDALLAIRKAQTEATAGDVAEARHLRIGSIEDLDSDIVPELASHLSSRMPGCDFLYHTATSHEVIEMLRNRQLDMGITTSPPERHRDLQERPLLRDPFVLVLPRDTDQSLPDIVGGSNKLPFLRFSSDLIIARQIEAQLRRLGIALAHQFACNNNQTLMGMVASGAGWTITTPLLFSRAQRFHQQVQLHPFPGKSFARRLSLLATQDSAETVLDLIDERLRASLEAHVIMPSHKATPWLVGQFTLIDPD